A window of Fibrobacter sp. UWT2 genomic DNA:
ATGCGTCGCAATAAACAATCCGTCAGAATGCATCGAAGCATTTTTCAGAAGATTTTGTACAAGTTCGACCTGCGTAAGCGGGAAAAGATTCTGCTCGGGTTCTTCCAGGTATATATCCGAATACGCAGTACGAGTAAAGTTCTCGTATAGTTTCAAACATTCCTTATAGTCTTCTTGAGACTTAAAGGGCAATGTCAAGCGACCGACTTTTCCAAAATATCGATCTTCTTCGCTTGCAAGCGCTTCCAGGGATTTTTTGTAGCGTTTTTCGTATATATGGAAAAGCACCGATTCGTTTTCACTATCACTTACGATATTGGACGGCAACTTGGCAGAATACTGTTCGTCAAAAAGGAACTTCAGGTAAGCCCACATTGGGATAACGGACTGCAATCCACTAGATGCATTCGTCAAGTTAACCTTGTTTCCATCACCAAGCAAGACATAATCCCTAGATGCTTCCGCATCATAGTAGTATTTGACATTCAAATCCAAAATATCAAGCATATTGCCAGGACTATACATGCCCCTGACACCATTCCAGTCTGCGATAAAGTTTCGGATATTCGTATTATCGAACTTTACCTCAAACCAGTTGGGAATAGCCGCAACAAGATTTCTTTCCGAGGGTATATAAGAAATCTTACTTCGCTTGTATCGCCAACAACCGTCAAATATAGTCAAGTCAAATGTTGATTTGCTGAAATCGCAAATAAAATGAACATAATCGGATTTATATTCAATAAGACTTCTATAACGGATATAACCTTCCAGTTTATGGAATACGATTAGATTATCAATGACATAGCTAAAGTTGGCAAAGCCATTTTTTCCCTGTTCCAGCAAGATGCGTTTTTCTGCCCAGGCACAGAAACAGGCTATTTTCAAAATGCAGCTTTTTCCTGCACTCTGTGGACCAATTACGACGTTTATCTTTTTCAAGTCCAAAGAAACACTTTGTATCGGACCGATGTCTTTTATTACCAATTTCTTCATATGCATTTGCGCTCCAAAATTAGTAAAAACTACCCGATAGAAATGACGGCGGTGCCTGCGGCGAGTGCAGTCACGCGGATTTCGTAGCGGTTATCGCCATTGGGTGTGTCGGGTATATCTACGGTGAAGTAATAGCCCGATTGCGTGGTAGCCGTCATGGTTGTGCCGTTCACGTCCCATTCCCATGCAAGGGCGGGGACGCTATGGCCCTGACCGTCGGCCACCATCACGATATTCGGATGCCACCACTGGTTGCCAGGCCAGGTGTCGCTTACCAGCAACATCGTCTCGCCCTCGGCAAAGGTAATCACCTGCGCACTGGAAACGTCCACAATGCGCGAAATCTTGCCGGG
This region includes:
- a CDS encoding ATP-binding protein encodes the protein MHMKKLVIKDIGPIQSVSLDLKKINVVIGPQSAGKSCILKIACFCAWAEKRILLEQGKNGFANFSYVIDNLIVFHKLEGYIRYRSLIEYKSDYVHFICDFSKSTFDLTIFDGCWRYKRSKISYIPSERNLVAAIPNWFEVKFDNTNIRNFIADWNGVRGMYSPGNMLDILDLNVKYYYDAEASRDYVLLGDGNKVNLTNASSGLQSVIPMWAYLKFLFDEQYSAKLPSNIVSDSENESVLFHIYEKRYKKSLEALASEEDRYFGKVGRLTLPFKSQEDYKECLKLYENFTRTAYSDIYLEEPEQNLFPLTQVELVQNLLKNASMHSDGLFIATHSPYLLYAINNYMLGYIVRDRLQDDDRKDCFVDPQNVAAWELRDGTVTPLQDEDGLIRGNYFDRVMKRVMSEFSNYAAYYG